The Magnetococcales bacterium genome segment GCCGCCCTGGCCACGGTCCTGACCATCAGCACCCTGGGGGTCGCCTTGTTGCAGGGACTTTCCTTTTCCCTGGTGACCGCGTTCATGGGACTCCCCTGGTTTTATCTCGGCGTGGCCATCGCCGCGGCGTCGTTCATTCCGGTGGTGGGGGGACTGGTGGTCTGGGGGCCGACGGCTTATGTGCTGTACTGGCATGGTCACCATGGACAGGCTCTGTTTCTGGCCTTGTGGGGAGGACTGGTGACGGGATTTCTCATCGACAATGTCACCCGTCCCCTCCTGATGCGCTGGTTGGCCAGCCAGCATACCCAGGATGGCGGCGGCGAGTTGAAAGTGCTGAACTATACCCTGTTCACCGTGCTGTCCACCTTCGGCGGCTTGATCCAGTTCGGCATTCTGGGACTGCTGTTTGGTCCGATCATCGCCGCCATGGCCATTTCGGTCTTCGAGGTCTACGAGTTGATCTTCGGGGAGGTGTTGGACCGCTCATGAATGCGCGTCTGGCTTGGCATTGTTCCTGGATTGGGTTAACATGCCCATGTCGCGCCAGAATTTCATCCCTCACCCAACGGAGCACCCCCCCATGCCTGTGACCTCGGTTCTGGAAATGGTGAACGAGGCCCTCAAGATCGCCTTGTTGATCTCCGCGCCCATGCTGCTGACCGCCCTGGTGGTGGGTATCATCATTTCGCTGTTTCAGTCCGTGACCCAGATCCAGGAGATGACC includes the following:
- the fliQ gene encoding flagellar biosynthesis protein FliQ, whose protein sequence is MPVTSVLEMVNEALKIALLISAPMLLTALVVGIIISLFQSVTQIQEMTLTFIPKILATFFALSLTLPWMIETIMDYFAKLFDTIPRMVL